TGTTCATTCACGTTAGTATCTCTAAATAACTTTTCCTGAGAAAATCTTAGACAAAACCGAACCGGTTAATAAGGAAACCAGAAGCAAACCAATTTCCTATACATTAATTGGGGCACACCTGAGCTGTTAATTTTCTTGGATGAGATCAAAACAAGTTTAAAGAATGCAAATTTGGTAATTATCTTGTTCTTAAAAGCACACAGCCTAAACAGAAACTGGATCCATATTCAGAATCACCACTCAATAATGTGCATGTGACACAATAATGTGGAATGTAAATAACGTGGAATGCGTTATTCGTTCAATTCCACACAAAAAAAAATTAACATTTGCTTTGAAAGAAATAAAATACCAATTCCATAAATTTCACAGAAAAGTAAACAAAATTCAAAGGAAACTATTGCACTAAATTTTTTTATAAGTAATGAATGTAATAGTTTTATTACATTTTTCTTCATATTACATTTTTCTTATTCCATTTCTTTTTATCCACTAATTCCCTTACAGGTTTGCTATTTACCATTTTTTAAAAAGTTAAGAGTATAAGAAAATAAATGTCTAAAATGTTATACATAAATCTATTTCCATATTCGATAAGAAACGTACCCAGTATCACATACTCAGTAAGGAAATAACAATATTCAGAATTGAATGTGCAGAAACGGTTTCAAAACGTCTTCCTTAATTTGATATTAATAGTTAATGCCCGGACTGGCTGACAAAAAAAAAAAAAAAGTTAATGCCCGGACTCTAACATTCTGCAATCTTGCCAAAATTTATGCTAATTACCATATTTAATTCCCTTAAACGATCACGTTAACGGTTCATATCCTTCTATAAATAATCATTCTTCTTTGTGAGTATAATTGTAAATTAAGTCAAAGAAAACAAACAAACATTCAAACATGAATCGATCAATGTCTTTTGTCATGTTGCTGGCGATTCTTGTCTCTGTGGCTGACGCTGCATGGGAAGACGCTCACGCTACGTTTTACGGCGACATTAGCGGCAAAGAAACCATGCGTTAGTAGTTTTTACGTTGTTACTGATTAGTACTATATCTTGTTAACTTCCAATATAATTGTCTAGTTAGTAATACATGTAGACTACGAATCTTGTAAATCATTGGCTTTTTAATGAAAAGTATAATAGTATATAATGTTTTTTAATGTTATGGCGTGACAGAAGGAGCATGTGGTTATGGAGATCTATTCCAAGAAGGTTATGGGTTAGAAACGGCGGCGCTAAGCACGGCGCTCTTCAACAACGGCCAAACATGCGGTGCTTGTTTCGAGCTAACGTGTGTAAACTCACAATGGTGTAAACAAAACGCCGGTGCAATCAGAATCACAGCAACCAACTTCTGCCCACCCAACTACACCCCACCGGTTGATATCCATTGGTGCAACCCTCCTAACAAGCACTTCGATCTATCCATGAAGATGTTCACTTCCATCGCCGAGTACAAAAGTGGGATCGTTCCGGTGAAGTTCAGGAGAGTGAAGTGTCAGAAGAGAGGTGGTGTGAGGTTTGAGATTAAGGGAAACCCTAATTTCATTATGGTGTTGGTGTATAACGTTGGAGGAGCTGGAGATGTTAACAGCCTGGCTATTAAGGGGCATAAGAGTAACTGGATCTCTATGAAGAGGAACTGGGGGCAGAATTGGAACACTGGTGTGGGTTTGGTCGGACAAAGACTCTCGTTTACGGTGAAGACCAGTGATGGTAGGAGCTTGACGTTCTATGATGTTGCGTCGGAGTCTTGGGGGTTCGGTCAAACTTTTGAAGCGAAATCAAACTTTTATTAGATTACCTTAACTTTCTTTTTTCAGATTATGTTAGTTTCTTGAGTTTTTGTTAGAAGCTACTATTTCGTAGTACTACTATAATAAAATCATTAGTTTCATAAGATATTGTTTTTATTGATGAATGAATTATTGTCCTAGCAATGAAACATATTAACTGTCTCAAATTTTAAATGTTAATCTTAAGAACATCTATATATTATTAAAACTCAAGTACAAAATTAGAGTGTTTGGAGACTTGAATAGGACTATTAAAAAATTTTGGCGTGTTTGGAAACATGGATTGTAATCTTTTAAAAAAAATTAATTTTGTTTGGAAACAATAATAGTAGTATTAAGATATAAAGTAATGGACTTATGTTATTAAGAAAAATTGAAAGTACATCATATTATAATAAACTATCTATCTGGGCCAGTTTTAAAATATACGAAAATGGATCAATCTAATTGCCTAAAACTTTTTTTTTCTAAACTAACCATAAA
This genomic interval from Brassica oleracea var. oleracea cultivar TO1000 chromosome C2, BOL, whole genome shotgun sequence contains the following:
- the LOC106326458 gene encoding expansin-A23-like — translated: MNRSMSFVMLLAILVSVADAAWEDAHATFYGDISGKETMQGACGYGDLFQEGYGLETAALSTALFNNGQTCGACFELTCVNSQWCKQNAGAIRITATNFCPPNYTPPVDIHWCNPPNKHFDLSMKMFTSIAEYKSGIVPVKFRRVKCQKRGGVRFEIKGNPNFIMVLVYNVGGAGDVNSLAIKGHKSNWISMKRNWGQNWNTGVGLVGQRLSFTVKTSDGRSLTFYDVASESWGFGQTFEAKSNFY